The following proteins are encoded in a genomic region of Gimesia algae:
- a CDS encoding tyrosine-type recombinase/integrase has protein sequence MTPLRQRMIEDMELRNLSPKTIILYVDNVSRFARHFGKSPEALGPEAIRTYLLYLVQDRQVAWGTYKQVLASLRFLYRNTLHRGEIVHDIRCPRPERHLPEVLSFDEVRRFFQAVHSFKHRTILMTAYASGLRISEAVRLRICDIDSQRMVIRIVQGKGKKDRYTLLSPLLLQMLRYYWWAARPVDWLFLGPSRIKPITVGTVQRVCRDARSEAGLDKAVTPHILRHSFATHLLEAGTELRVIQELLGHASLRTTAIYTHVSTHLIGRTRSPLELLHEQDQTDTLQEDS, from the coding sequence ATGACTCCACTCCGGCAGCGCATGATCGAGGATATGGAACTACGGAACCTGTCCCCGAAAACGATCATTCTTTATGTCGACAACGTGTCCCGTTTTGCCCGGCACTTCGGTAAAAGCCCGGAAGCCCTGGGACCGGAGGCCATCCGAACTTACCTGCTGTACCTGGTCCAGGACCGGCAAGTCGCCTGGGGAACCTACAAGCAGGTGCTGGCCTCGCTGCGGTTCCTGTATCGGAACACGCTCCATCGCGGAGAGATCGTGCACGACATTCGCTGCCCCCGGCCCGAGCGGCATTTACCGGAGGTGCTGAGTTTTGACGAGGTGCGCCGTTTCTTTCAGGCGGTGCACTCCTTCAAGCACCGCACCATCCTGATGACGGCCTATGCGTCAGGATTGCGGATTTCCGAGGCAGTGCGTTTACGGATCTGTGACATCGACAGCCAGCGGATGGTGATCCGCATCGTGCAGGGGAAGGGAAAAAAAGATCGTTATACGCTGCTCTCACCTCTGTTACTGCAAATGCTGCGGTACTACTGGTGGGCCGCCCGTCCGGTCGACTGGCTGTTTCTCGGTCCTTCACGGATCAAACCGATCACTGTGGGAACGGTACAACGGGTCTGCCGGGACGCACGCAGTGAAGCCGGCCTGGACAAAGCCGTCACGCCACACATACTCCGCCATAGTTTCGCCACGCATCTGCTGGAAGCCGGCACGGAACTGCGGGTCATCCAGGAACTTCTGGGCCATGCCAGCCTGCGGACCACCGCGATCTACACGCACGTTTCCACGCACCTGATCGGCCGCACCCGCAGTCCACTGGAACTGCTCCACGAGCAGGACCAGACAGACACGCTACAGGAGGACTCATGA
- a CDS encoding DUF3375 family protein: MHLEQIRTLFDSSAAIRLLRSDSAPFILDFLNLTFKKAGILTLGQEDLKQKLLIYTEQLHETDPECLKGAMDRYLVNWSDSGWLNRHLKSSSNDPQYQLTRHSEDVIQFVDLLISQRTGLVGTESRLRLIIDTLSDLVQGSSSDPDKRLAYLEDQKKNILDEIDALKHGLPVAVYKPSQIRERFQMAVNLLKTLQSDFRAVEERFHEIALQVQQDQQKSLETRGQILGNAMDSEDLLKTEDEGISFYAFIAFLFTPDSQQALRQTIDEVIRLEAVQDERDSIMRLRSMVKLLLNEADKVQSKNAHLSTSLRKLLNVEAAENRRQVSEVLHEIKQLAVSMRDKTISDFTCEAVVQTSLDLFSPFTRTFWTTPQTFADQPEEHVIDLERTARERTSLANLEYLDLEQLRQNVQMMLQTNEHLTLENIIVAIPPESGVLELVGYFQIAFEDGHIINRENHCVVVITDAATSNQIRVRIPQVVFRKVSFMKYESNSL; encoded by the coding sequence ATGCATCTTGAGCAAATTCGCACCTTATTTGACTCTTCAGCAGCGATACGATTGTTGCGATCAGACTCTGCTCCTTTCATTCTAGATTTTCTTAATCTAACGTTCAAAAAAGCAGGAATTCTAACACTTGGACAAGAGGATCTAAAACAGAAATTACTGATTTATACGGAACAATTGCACGAAACCGATCCGGAGTGTTTGAAGGGGGCCATGGATCGATATTTGGTCAACTGGTCTGACAGTGGTTGGCTAAACCGTCATCTCAAGTCATCCTCGAATGACCCTCAATATCAATTGACGAGGCATTCTGAAGATGTAATTCAATTTGTAGATCTTCTAATTTCCCAAAGAACTGGGTTGGTTGGGACGGAAAGCCGTCTGCGATTGATCATTGATACTCTTTCAGACCTTGTACAAGGATCTTCAAGCGACCCAGACAAACGACTTGCTTATCTTGAAGACCAGAAAAAAAACATTCTGGATGAAATTGACGCTTTGAAACATGGTCTTCCTGTTGCGGTTTATAAACCATCTCAAATCCGTGAACGATTTCAGATGGCAGTTAATCTGTTAAAAACATTACAGAGTGATTTCCGCGCAGTTGAGGAACGATTCCATGAAATCGCTCTACAAGTCCAACAAGATCAACAAAAATCTCTGGAAACGCGTGGGCAGATACTAGGTAATGCGATGGACTCAGAGGATCTATTGAAAACTGAGGATGAAGGTATCAGTTTTTATGCATTTATCGCATTTTTGTTCACTCCGGATAGCCAGCAAGCATTACGTCAAACGATTGATGAAGTGATTCGACTTGAAGCAGTTCAGGACGAACGAGATTCAATCATGCGTTTAAGATCAATGGTCAAATTACTCTTGAATGAGGCGGACAAAGTACAATCAAAAAATGCTCATCTTTCAACGTCATTGCGAAAACTACTCAACGTCGAAGCCGCAGAAAATCGAAGGCAAGTTTCTGAAGTCCTTCATGAAATTAAGCAATTGGCTGTGTCAATGCGTGATAAAACTATTTCGGATTTCACCTGTGAAGCAGTAGTCCAAACGTCACTCGACTTGTTTTCACCTTTTACTCGCACATTTTGGACTACTCCACAAACGTTTGCGGATCAACCAGAAGAGCATGTTATAGACCTCGAACGAACTGCACGTGAACGCACATCGCTTGCGAATTTAGAATATCTAGATTTAGAACAGTTGCGTCAAAACGTGCAAATGATGTTGCAAACAAACGAACATCTGACACTTGAAAACATCATTGTGGCCATTCCACCAGAATCAGGAGTATTGGAACTGGTAGGCTATTTTCAAATTGCATTTGAAGATGGTCACATTATTAATCGTGAAAATCACTGTGTAGTTGTCATCACTGACGCTGCAACTAGTAATCAAATACGAGTACGAATCCCTCAAGTTGTGTTTCGAAAGGTTAGTTTTATGAAATATGAGAGTAATTCACTATGA
- a CDS encoding Wadjet anti-phage system protein JetD domain-containing protein, with the protein MITPSEIRKKSLRVYPQFVKSWLTGQQFFPRRVPANLKLPKELSKAKQAIELLRASSKQNRGYGYSIDWEPIKSRSHGLNDFPVAIVLQTQMDLLRLVNAVEEFRTLQNSVEKLRRFQPSLEPWLLESTHWKDLLIAAGKLDELLLLTQYLVDHPRPNCFAREIALPVSTKLIEENKKLLASWLDLLLPRDKIDFKFSRTEFERRYGLRFIQQHLLFRVLDPILQQRLGLRFSELSLPVNSINELQPPPVNVFVVENKVNLLTLPPISNSIAIGGLGKSISLFRDVDWLHRSNIYYWGDLDVEGFEILSQFREVFEHTESMLMDMTTFNTHSDLAITWPNKPGSIPTKLSNSEQEIYHFLLHKKLRLEQERIPQEEIIGFIGELALIM; encoded by the coding sequence ATGATCACACCATCAGAAATCAGAAAGAAATCGCTTCGGGTATATCCTCAGTTCGTAAAGTCATGGCTTACCGGTCAACAGTTCTTTCCTCGCCGTGTGCCTGCTAATTTGAAGTTACCAAAGGAACTTAGTAAAGCAAAGCAAGCGATTGAATTATTACGTGCGAGTTCCAAGCAGAATCGTGGCTATGGTTATAGTATTGATTGGGAACCGATAAAGAGTCGTTCACACGGTCTTAACGATTTTCCAGTAGCTATTGTTTTACAAACACAAATGGATCTTCTCCGTTTAGTGAATGCTGTTGAAGAATTTCGCACTCTACAAAATTCTGTTGAGAAATTAAGACGGTTTCAACCCAGCCTTGAACCTTGGCTTCTAGAATCAACTCACTGGAAGGATCTACTTATAGCTGCTGGGAAGCTTGATGAGTTGCTATTATTGACACAATATCTAGTAGACCATCCGCGTCCGAATTGTTTTGCTCGGGAGATTGCCCTGCCCGTCTCCACAAAACTAATTGAAGAAAATAAAAAGTTGCTGGCGTCATGGCTCGATCTACTCCTGCCACGAGACAAAATTGATTTCAAATTTAGTCGAACCGAATTTGAACGCAGGTATGGTCTCCGGTTCATTCAGCAACATCTACTATTTCGAGTCCTCGACCCCATACTTCAACAGCGACTGGGCCTAAGATTCTCCGAACTTTCACTACCTGTTAATTCAATCAACGAACTTCAACCACCTCCAGTAAATGTTTTTGTGGTTGAAAATAAAGTCAACCTGTTAACACTACCTCCAATCTCAAATTCGATTGCAATCGGAGGCTTGGGTAAGTCGATTTCATTGTTTCGCGATGTTGATTGGCTTCATCGATCCAATATTTACTACTGGGGGGATCTGGATGTTGAAGGATTTGAAATACTTAGCCAGTTTAGAGAGGTGTTTGAACATACTGAGAGTATGCTGATGGATATGACAACATTTAATACGCATTCCGACTTGGCAATTACATGGCCAAATAAACCAGGTTCTATTCCAACAAAGCTGTCAAATTCAGAGCAAGAGATTTACCATTTTCTACTTCATAAAAAACTGCGTCTCGAGCAAGAGAGGATTCCTCAAGAAGAAATTATAGGTTTCATCGGTGAACTTGCTTTAATCATGTGA
- a CDS encoding ATP-binding protein, which produces MNILTGIQQTAGYRLSKMELYNWGTFDDTIHGFHPRGEWTLLVGENGTGKSTIVDALLTLLVRPNTRKYNFASGAAKTERDERTYIQGAYDKVLGPTGTPQLKYLRPGNKHYSALLACFENYQTGKVFTVGQILYLDSNNKPKKFYAFDDKKERGIAEDFGNISEYSSVLTTLKNRNFKATETYTQYFEWLRRKVSCLPKAMDMFNQAAWVKDVSQLDSFVRDQMLEKRPWDEKVSQLLKHFSELNEAHRSLVIIRDQAKMLTPIVEEGMQFRELNAKLILAKNQLKATSLYFNFATERLLEPLCDLWANKITSFKSKINELDKHIFETTREIAQIDLEIIGAGGERMSRLPGLISIEQERADTKQKARIEFESLLHEADIEAIVNSANEITKIQSKVTHKISAIETKRKDAQKNAARIQYEIGLLRQRISDDQEELTSLQTRKGNMPRELVFVRDEICRALKIPVKDLPFAAELIAIVPEHREWEASIEQVLSGFARDLLVKDQHYAKVSGYIDHKRLSGKDGRGQRLNYTRVVAEKTTNVATPGKHFNQDSKTLFSMLKFREGHDLAAWVRGKIADRFDFLACDKIDQFQQANHAAMTKNRHIKRTKEQHSKDDRGRFGDRKQFVLGWENRDKILALKTSIADTELLLDQLELKETELNNKINKATNQISYLNRISEFNDYDLIDEPKHRKQIAEYQVELHKLKDSNDKIRELESKKKDLEVKQEGDRLQSKTLSDECSKKENELENGIKCCKNAVGAINEAKQDGRYDSLEVHFESIESLLVDEPLTLDNITTLPQNFTQDRIEEVDSLEKESNSIAKPIMTKMSRFLSKFPEFQSDMSGSIDSLLEFIELHKKIEQDDLPRHENRFKERLNEKVLHEVGVLNSHLENEREEIIGKIEEINYGLRRIEWNPGTYIRLEPEDGKDAEIRDFRRDLAACLTGYLDGTMQADEETFLRIQKLVNKLSDDSNIRWREKVIDVRRWFSFSARELVKETGEPRSYYDGGAGKSGGEKAKLAFLVLVAAIVYQYDIDPDASRSDKYHFVMVDEMFSRTASKYAKYALELFEQFGLQLLIVAPLDAKARVCESYVGLHAHVVKDGETNRSEILSYSSEHNEEFVHSHASMTQK; this is translated from the coding sequence ATGAACATATTGACTGGGATTCAACAAACCGCAGGCTATCGCCTATCAAAGATGGAACTGTATAACTGGGGGACTTTCGATGATACGATCCACGGCTTTCATCCGCGCGGTGAATGGACTCTACTTGTTGGAGAAAACGGCACAGGTAAGTCTACAATAGTCGATGCGTTACTGACACTACTTGTTCGTCCAAACACACGAAAATATAACTTCGCATCAGGTGCGGCAAAAACGGAACGCGATGAGCGTACTTATATCCAAGGAGCTTATGACAAAGTCCTAGGACCTACCGGAACTCCTCAACTAAAATATCTACGACCAGGAAACAAGCATTATTCGGCACTGCTCGCTTGTTTTGAGAATTATCAAACGGGGAAGGTGTTTACGGTCGGTCAAATTCTCTACCTGGATTCCAATAATAAGCCGAAGAAGTTCTACGCATTTGATGACAAGAAGGAACGAGGCATTGCAGAAGATTTCGGAAATATATCTGAATATTCCAGTGTATTGACAACACTAAAAAACAGAAACTTCAAAGCGACTGAGACGTATACACAATACTTTGAATGGTTACGTCGTAAAGTGAGTTGCCTTCCCAAAGCTATGGATATGTTCAATCAGGCAGCGTGGGTAAAAGATGTCAGTCAGCTAGACTCGTTTGTACGAGACCAGATGCTCGAAAAACGCCCTTGGGACGAGAAAGTCTCTCAGTTACTCAAACACTTTTCTGAACTTAATGAGGCACATCGTTCGCTTGTGATCATTCGTGATCAGGCCAAAATGCTTACACCGATCGTTGAAGAAGGGATGCAGTTTCGTGAGTTAAATGCAAAACTCATACTGGCGAAGAACCAACTTAAAGCAACTTCACTATACTTCAACTTTGCTACTGAGAGATTGTTGGAACCGTTGTGCGACTTGTGGGCAAATAAGATCACTTCATTCAAATCGAAAATAAATGAATTAGATAAACACATTTTTGAAACTACTCGTGAAATTGCTCAAATCGATCTTGAAATTATCGGTGCGGGTGGGGAGCGAATGAGCCGATTACCTGGCTTGATTTCTATCGAGCAAGAAAGGGCAGATACTAAGCAGAAAGCGAGAATCGAGTTCGAATCACTGCTCCACGAAGCAGATATCGAAGCCATTGTTAATTCAGCAAATGAAATCACCAAAATACAAAGCAAGGTGACTCATAAAATATCGGCAATAGAAACTAAGAGAAAAGATGCGCAAAAAAACGCAGCTCGAATCCAGTACGAAATTGGGCTGCTTCGTCAACGTATTTCTGATGACCAAGAAGAACTTACATCTCTACAAACTCGCAAAGGTAATATGCCACGTGAACTCGTCTTTGTACGAGATGAAATATGCCGTGCATTAAAGATCCCGGTAAAAGATCTTCCATTTGCAGCAGAATTGATTGCTATAGTGCCTGAGCATCGTGAATGGGAAGCATCGATTGAACAGGTTCTTAGTGGTTTTGCTCGAGATCTTTTAGTCAAGGATCAACACTATGCCAAAGTATCAGGATACATCGATCATAAACGTTTATCTGGCAAAGACGGACGAGGGCAACGACTCAATTATACTCGCGTGGTAGCTGAGAAAACTACAAATGTTGCGACGCCGGGAAAACATTTTAATCAAGATAGCAAAACATTGTTCTCTATGCTCAAATTCCGTGAGGGTCATGATCTTGCAGCATGGGTAAGGGGCAAGATCGCTGATAGATTTGACTTTCTAGCATGTGATAAGATTGATCAGTTTCAACAGGCGAATCATGCAGCAATGACAAAGAATCGTCACATCAAACGTACGAAGGAACAACATAGTAAGGACGATCGTGGTCGATTCGGTGATCGAAAACAGTTCGTATTAGGATGGGAGAATCGTGATAAAATCCTCGCGCTCAAAACTTCTATCGCAGATACAGAACTTCTTTTAGATCAGTTAGAATTAAAAGAGACCGAATTAAACAATAAAATAAATAAGGCCACAAATCAAATTAGTTACCTGAATCGAATCTCTGAATTCAATGATTATGATTTAATCGATGAACCCAAGCATCGAAAACAAATAGCTGAATATCAAGTGGAGTTGCATAAACTTAAAGATTCCAATGACAAAATACGTGAACTTGAAAGTAAAAAGAAAGATCTAGAAGTAAAGCAAGAAGGAGACCGTTTGCAATCTAAGACTCTTTCAGATGAATGTTCAAAAAAAGAAAATGAATTAGAGAATGGAATTAAATGTTGTAAAAACGCAGTAGGAGCAATAAATGAAGCGAAACAAGATGGGCGATACGATAGTCTTGAAGTTCATTTTGAATCAATAGAGTCATTACTCGTTGATGAACCATTAACACTTGATAATATCACTACATTACCACAAAATTTCACGCAAGACCGTATTGAAGAAGTAGACAGTCTTGAGAAAGAGTCGAATTCTATTGCTAAACCAATAATGACAAAGATGTCACGTTTCTTGTCTAAATTTCCAGAATTCCAAAGTGATATGAGCGGTAGCATAGACTCTTTGCTTGAATTTATTGAATTGCATAAAAAAATTGAACAAGATGATCTTCCTCGACATGAGAATAGATTCAAAGAACGGCTCAACGAAAAGGTACTACATGAAGTTGGAGTGCTGAACTCACACCTGGAAAATGAACGGGAAGAAATTATTGGAAAGATTGAAGAAATTAATTATGGATTGCGTCGAATTGAATGGAACCCTGGAACTTACATAAGACTTGAACCAGAAGATGGTAAAGATGCAGAAATCCGCGATTTCAGAAGAGATCTGGCTGCGTGTCTTACCGGATATCTTGATGGGACGATGCAAGCAGACGAAGAAACATTCCTACGGATTCAGAAACTGGTCAACAAGCTGAGTGATGATAGTAATATTCGTTGGCGTGAAAAAGTAATTGATGTCAGGCGATGGTTTAGCTTCTCTGCCCGTGAATTGGTGAAAGAAACCGGGGAACCACGCAGCTATTATGATGGAGGCGCTGGAAAATCCGGAGGTGAGAAAGCAAAGCTTGCTTTTTTAGTTCTAGTTGCGGCTATAGTTTATCAATATGATATCGACCCAGATGCATCACGTAGTGATAAGTACCACTTTGTTATGGTCGACGAAATGTTTTCACGAACCGCTTCAAAATATGCCAAGTACGCTCTAGAATTATTTGAACAATTTGGTTTGCAATTATTAATCGTAGCGCCGCTTGATGCGAAAGCACGTGTTTGTGAGTCTTATGTCGGTTTACATGCGCATGTTGTCAAAGATGGAGAGACGAATCGAAGCGAAATCCTGAGCTACTCATCCGAGCACAATGAAGAATTTGTACATTCGCATGCAAGCATGACTCAGAAATAA
- a CDS encoding DUF5685 family protein: protein MFGVLKPQRKLLSPTESRRHMSAYCSLCGLLRNQYGLKSRMLVVHDIATLWWLLEAPSSENEQKLPIGNCVRGGAVKLRKRGVSELQKFLASMSTYTIGIKVKDDITDDGNWKTRMVSWVYSGQFVKARADLIAVGFDVEYLEQILSTQFDLERKGEKDFKVASAPTSQAYGLVAREIVKRCHSHFTEEQAQQVGESLGRAVYLTDAIRDFSQDQEISFNPLCIEAGPKNHTLPPDLKDKVLTYVGSHLSEAGIFVAQVGEELKRSWHAVERSLLAAAGINDQKSVTLYSSCCIPCGDGAIIVDGDECGKAISGCICGSICCCFACNCM, encoded by the coding sequence ATGTTTGGAGTACTAAAACCGCAACGTAAACTATTGAGTCCGACTGAAAGCAGACGCCATATGTCGGCGTACTGTAGCCTTTGTGGGCTTTTGCGCAACCAATATGGGCTGAAATCACGCATGCTGGTTGTACATGACATTGCCACCCTGTGGTGGTTACTGGAAGCACCTTCCAGTGAAAACGAGCAAAAACTGCCCATTGGGAATTGTGTAAGAGGTGGGGCTGTTAAGTTAAGAAAGAGAGGAGTTTCTGAACTGCAGAAGTTTTTAGCTTCGATGAGTACTTACACCATCGGCATAAAGGTGAAGGACGACATTACTGACGACGGTAATTGGAAAACACGGATGGTAAGTTGGGTGTATTCAGGTCAATTCGTGAAAGCCAGGGCTGATCTGATAGCTGTGGGTTTCGATGTCGAGTATTTAGAACAGATTCTGAGTACTCAGTTTGATTTGGAAAGAAAGGGAGAGAAAGATTTCAAGGTCGCATCAGCACCCACGTCTCAGGCCTATGGTCTGGTTGCCAGAGAAATCGTCAAAAGATGCCATTCTCATTTTACCGAAGAGCAGGCACAGCAGGTAGGAGAATCTCTGGGCCGTGCTGTTTACCTAACGGATGCGATTCGAGATTTCTCTCAAGACCAGGAAATATCGTTTAATCCTCTTTGTATCGAGGCAGGTCCGAAGAACCATACGTTGCCACCTGATCTAAAAGACAAGGTTTTGACCTATGTCGGTTCGCACTTGAGTGAAGCTGGCATCTTTGTAGCCCAGGTTGGTGAAGAACTGAAGCGATCTTGGCATGCTGTAGAGCGTTCACTCTTGGCAGCTGCTGGTATCAATGACCAGAAGAGTGTCACACTCTATTCCAGTTGTTGTATTCCATGTGGTGATGGCGCCATCATTGTTGATGGTGATGAATGTGGTAAAGCGATTTCTGGTTGTATTTGCGGCAGTATTTGCTGCTGCTTCGCTTGTAACTGTATGTGA
- a CDS encoding dual specificity protein phosphatase family protein: MQEVYERVFVTNEESCQSGSAKFAVIHACKTPCHQLAVGYKGSLPKTHPNYLVLEQEYDLYLNIIDPPVPLFKPGLFSSFMTFANKHWTEQRTIIIHCNQGQSRAPSLALLFLAKCLCVINNDSYHTARTEFEAIYPTYRPGKGIETYFEKNWKKLGGAF, encoded by the coding sequence ATGCAAGAAGTTTATGAACGTGTTTTTGTGACAAATGAAGAATCATGCCAATCCGGCTCGGCTAAGTTTGCAGTGATACATGCATGCAAGACCCCATGTCATCAACTCGCAGTCGGGTATAAGGGAAGTTTGCCAAAAACTCATCCTAACTATTTGGTTTTGGAACAGGAATATGATTTATACCTAAATATTATTGACCCTCCTGTGCCACTGTTTAAGCCTGGCTTGTTTAGCAGCTTTATGACATTTGCAAATAAGCATTGGACTGAACAGAGAACAATTATTATTCACTGTAATCAGGGACAGTCCAGAGCACCATCTCTTGCGTTATTGTTTCTCGCTAAATGTTTATGCGTAATCAACAATGACTCCTATCATACGGCCCGGACTGAGTTTGAGGCAATCTACCCAACCTATAGACCGGGCAAAGGTATTGAAACTTACTTTGAAAAGAACTGGAAAAAGCTAGGAGGTGCTTTTTAA
- a CDS encoding helix-turn-helix domain-containing protein — MKKNLYTQRQRILLDLLRKTREEAGLRQDDVAERLRRPQSFVSKYESGERRLDILELYDVCEVLGTTLSNFVRTLESLLKKKKMIR; from the coding sequence TTGAAGAAGAATCTATACACGCAACGACAGCGGATTCTGCTCGATTTGTTGCGGAAAACCAGGGAAGAAGCAGGCCTGCGGCAGGATGATGTGGCGGAACGCCTGAGACGCCCCCAATCATTCGTCAGTAAATATGAATCTGGCGAACGCCGACTGGACATTCTGGAGCTTTATGATGTTTGTGAAGTTTTGGGAACAACATTGAGTAATTTTGTTCGCACACTTGAATCATTGCTAAAGAAGAAAAAAATGATTAGATAG
- a CDS encoding DUF4194 domain-containing protein, with the protein MSETDELEITQSTSVFEFPKREPWSSAAIKLLKGIVYHDDKGNTWDEILANVSPLTDLFGRLGVVLIINEEDGMAWLHQPEDDELPSDYETIPKLFHKKTLGFEGTLLCVVLRDELRRSEEEDLQNDRCVVKQSELFMTWQMFFPENSDEVRLNDALSTHLIRLEKMKYVRRFEKNPPSWEIRRILKARLPLEALKTIRNELEVEMAKRRRGGA; encoded by the coding sequence ATGAGTGAGACTGATGAGCTAGAAATAACACAATCCACTAGTGTGTTTGAGTTTCCCAAACGGGAACCTTGGAGTTCTGCTGCCATTAAGTTGCTCAAAGGAATAGTGTATCACGATGACAAGGGAAACACTTGGGACGAAATTCTGGCAAATGTATCACCACTCACTGATTTATTTGGTCGACTGGGAGTCGTTCTAATCATCAATGAAGAGGATGGCATGGCTTGGCTTCACCAACCTGAGGATGATGAATTGCCCTCCGATTACGAGACGATCCCCAAGTTATTTCACAAAAAAACATTGGGGTTTGAAGGTACTTTACTGTGCGTAGTGTTGCGTGATGAGTTACGTCGGAGCGAGGAAGAAGACCTTCAAAATGATCGCTGCGTAGTAAAACAATCTGAATTATTTATGACTTGGCAAATGTTCTTTCCTGAAAACTCAGATGAAGTTCGTTTGAATGATGCACTTTCAACACATCTAATTCGTCTTGAAAAAATGAAATATGTGCGACGATTTGAAAAGAATCCACCTTCTTGGGAAATTCGACGAATCCTGAAAGCGCGTTTGCCACTAGAGGCACTTAAAACGATCCGTAACGAACTAGAAGTCGAAATGGCTAAGCGCAGAAGAGGTGGAGCATGA
- a CDS encoding IS91 family transposase translates to MTRPRWELADVVRQYGMEYLKRYTTSVAQRRVMRALQNCRTAVLGGHVETCRSCDHRQISYNSCRNRHCPKCQGSACAQWMQRRATELLPVPYFHVVFTLPNLLVDLTLANPRLMYGMLFRAASQTLLEVAADPRHLGAEIGFLAVLHTWGQTLMPHPHLHCVVPSGGLAPDRTRWVAGRADFFLPVRVLSRLFRGKFLDLLKQAFAAGKLEFPGRLASAADSADFKRLLNRSVQTEWVVYARPPFGGPESVLKYLARYTHRVAISNSRLLNVADGQVTFRYKDYAQGSRKRTMTLAATEFLRRFLQHVLPDGLMRIRHYGFLANRFRTEKTALCRELLEGAASPTEKHSLEDSPVAGELPAICPSCGQAALHRSQELPSRWERLPAPIAVRASLPASELWEVCDTS, encoded by the coding sequence ATGACGCGTCCCCGGTGGGAACTCGCTGACGTCGTGCGGCAGTACGGAATGGAGTATCTGAAGCGATACACCACGTCCGTCGCCCAGCGCCGCGTCATGCGGGCGCTGCAGAACTGCCGGACTGCGGTTCTGGGCGGGCATGTGGAAACGTGCCGCTCCTGCGACCATCGACAGATCAGTTACAATTCCTGCCGGAATCGCCACTGCCCCAAGTGCCAGGGTTCTGCCTGTGCACAGTGGATGCAGCGGAGGGCAACCGAACTACTGCCCGTGCCCTACTTCCACGTGGTGTTCACGCTGCCGAACCTGCTGGTGGACCTGACGCTTGCCAACCCGCGGCTGATGTACGGGATGCTGTTCCGCGCGGCCAGCCAGACGTTACTGGAAGTCGCCGCCGATCCCAGGCACCTGGGGGCGGAGATCGGGTTCCTGGCCGTGTTGCATACCTGGGGACAAACCCTGATGCCGCATCCCCATCTGCATTGCGTGGTCCCTTCCGGCGGACTGGCGCCCGACCGCACACGCTGGGTCGCGGGACGGGCCGATTTCTTCCTGCCCGTGCGCGTACTCAGTCGGCTGTTTCGCGGCAAGTTTCTGGATCTGCTCAAGCAGGCATTTGCTGCGGGGAAACTGGAATTCCCCGGGCGGCTGGCTTCCGCCGCCGATTCTGCGGACTTCAAGCGTCTTCTCAACCGGTCCGTGCAGACCGAATGGGTCGTGTATGCCCGGCCGCCGTTCGGCGGCCCCGAGTCGGTACTCAAATACCTGGCACGTTACACGCACCGCGTGGCGATCTCGAACAGCCGGCTGTTGAACGTCGCAGACGGCCAGGTCACGTTTCGCTATAAAGACTATGCCCAAGGCAGTCGGAAGCGGACCATGACGCTCGCCGCCACAGAGTTTCTCCGCCGGTTCCTGCAGCACGTGCTTCCGGACGGACTGATGCGGATTCGGCATTACGGTTTTCTGGCCAACCGCTTCCGGACAGAAAAGACCGCGCTGTGCCGCGAACTGCTGGAAGGAGCGGCGTCTCCGACCGAAAAACATTCCCTTGAAGATTCCCCGGTGGCGGGGGAGTTGCCTGCAATCTGTCCATCCTGTGGCCAGGCCGCGCTCCACAGGTCGCAGGAACTGCCCTCCCGCTGGGAGCGACTTCCTGCTCCCATTGCGGTACGTGCCTCGCTGCCGGCTTCCGAACTCTGGGAGGTCTGTGACACATCATGA